In Treponema vincentii, a single window of DNA contains:
- a CDS encoding class I SAM-dependent methyltransferase → MNTHQNYQDANAAVIDRWITEGWEWGKPVDHETYINAQNGQWSVVLTPTKAVPREWFGDLKGKKLLGLVSGGGQQMPIFTAAGAECTVLDYSEKQLESERIVAEREGYRINIIRADMSKPLPFADASFDIIFHPVSNCYIEKVEPVFAECFRILKKGGVLLCGLDTGINYIVDQKEEKIINALLFNPLVYEAHRKQLEEADSGWQFSHPISEQIGGQLRAGFTLTDIYEDTNGEGRLHELHIPSYIATRAVK, encoded by the coding sequence ATGAACACACATCAAAATTATCAGGACGCAAATGCGGCGGTGATCGACCGTTGGATTACAGAAGGCTGGGAATGGGGTAAGCCCGTTGATCACGAAACGTATATTAATGCACAAAACGGACAATGGTCTGTAGTATTGACGCCGACAAAAGCGGTACCGCGTGAATGGTTCGGTGATTTAAAAGGGAAAAAGCTGTTAGGACTTGTGTCGGGAGGCGGGCAGCAAATGCCGATTTTTACCGCAGCCGGAGCGGAATGCACGGTACTTGACTACTCTGAAAAACAGCTTGAATCTGAGCGAATTGTTGCCGAGCGTGAAGGTTATCGAATTAACATTATACGTGCAGATATGTCAAAACCGCTGCCCTTTGCCGATGCATCCTTCGATATTATTTTCCATCCGGTAAGCAACTGCTATATCGAAAAAGTTGAACCGGTGTTTGCCGAATGTTTCCGGATACTCAAAAAAGGCGGTGTGTTACTGTGCGGACTTGATACCGGTATCAATTATATTGTCGATCAAAAAGAAGAGAAGATTATCAACGCACTTCTGTTTAATCCGCTCGTTTACGAAGCGCACCGCAAACAGCTTGAAGAAGCGGACAGCGGTTGGCAATTTTCTCATCCAATAAGCGAACAAATCGGCGGACAGCTGCGCGCAGGTTTCACGCTCACCGATATATACGAAGACACGAACGGAGAAGGACGCTTGCACGAATTGCATATCCCGTCATACATTGCAACACGCGCGGTGAAGTAA